A single region of the Drosophila miranda strain MSH22 chromosome 2, D.miranda_PacBio2.1, whole genome shotgun sequence genome encodes:
- the LOC108156166 gene encoding inhibitor of nuclear factor kappa-B kinase subunit beta, with the protein MRSWDNWQLKGKLGQGGFGEVLHWLNSKTGQQIATKHIKDVSSLGADQQVKLKERWMKELEWTRSIQKLTNIVAGVCLKNEDASFVAYLNNNHICQLPVIILEYCNGGDVRKLLQRPENANGLAEFEVRQILRDLAQALQFLHSECKVCHRDLKPENIVIHRQKDGSKTYKLTDFGLARGAPDQTILQSMVGTRHYFAPEVVDTGMYNTAVDYWSLGIIAYELATGELPFIPHQTPRNVLVNLLKKTPDCIAITEDPQDANRFLFQTELPNEHHLTEPWAKKFTLWLRLALDSDYKRRGQLASDEVHSGFVPLVFSTLDSILQIRVLTIFAVNCFKRLEYVVTKDMTMQDLKALICHDTNIAKDDVYYVLPTNHPHETIKPTTKPLDLYVEKWSDTSRETRKSTKIPPPPVMLFVFQAADKCVYDVCKPRVSKLILICNVSSFQTDKPWLLKRLALDMHYMLMQQQKDLEMFLTGIRELALLLEDVIVTNQFIAAINDAILITSDAYNMLQKLRTAAVEEKKFSIQVNDNDWKLLVETYQETNASARQIKDRFESVLRGTREILNTTSQLLNRYVESGVFGLAAFERDSLGGISLANFRKAVELFITTSGQEEERVKANSKHIDKLNLLFIKTKEAMTKAMMKFSEIKEQIFQLHLKMLSTAASASIGISGPSPMLLLSDSMGRLTMANSMGDSSDFNSLTTNNVIDEATRLNQMLRTDMEIDSL; encoded by the exons atgagGTCGTGGGACAACTGGCAACTGAAAGGAAAACTGGGCCAGGGCGGCTTTGGCGAGGTTCTGCACTGGCTGAATAGTAAAACGGGCCAACAAATAG CCACAAAACATATCAAGGACGTGAGTTCGCTGGGGGCCGATCAGCAAGTCAAGTTGAAAGAGCGATGGATGAAGGAGTTGGAGTGGACGCGATCGATACAGAAACTCACAAACATCGTTGCTGGCGTTTGCTTAAAGAATGAGGATGCCTCCTTCGTGGCCTATCTGAATAACAATCACATCTGCCAATTGCCCGTGATCATCCTGGAGTACTGCAACGGAGGAGATGTGCGCAAGCTTCTGCAGAGGCCCGAAAATGCTAACGGACTGGCGGAGTTCGAGGTGCGGCAGATACTGAGGGACTTGGCGCAagccctgcagtttctgcattCCGAGTGCAAGGTGTGCCATCGCGACCTCAAGCCCGAAAACATTGTAATACACCGTCAGAAGGATGGATCGAAGACATACAAGCTCACGGATTTCGGTTTAGCACGCGGTGCCCCCGACCAGACGATACTGCAGAGTATGGTGGGCACACGGCACTACTTTGCTCCCGAGGTGGTGGATACGGGCATGTACAACACTGCGGTGGACTATTGGTCGCTCGGTATCATTGCCTATGAGCTGGCGACCGGGGAGCTGCCGTTCATACCCCACCAGACGCCCAGGAACGTACTAGTAAATCTGCTAAAGAAGACGCCAGACTGCATTGCCATTACAGAGGATCCGCAGGATGCTAATCGCTTTCTGTTCCAAACAGAATTGCCAAATGAGCACCATCTGACAGAGCCATGGGCCAAAAAGTTCACCCTGTGGCTCCGCCTGGCCCTCGACTCTGACTACAAGCGACGCGGCCAATTGGCATCTGATGAAGTACATTCGGGTTTCGTTCCGCTCGTCTTCTCCACACTCGACAGTATCCTTCAGATACGCGTGCTCACCATTTTCGCTGTGAACTGCTTTAAGCGTCTGGAATACGTCGTCACGAAGGATATGACAATGCAGGACTTGAAAGCTTTGATTTGTCATGACACAAACATAGCCAAAGACGATGTATACTATGTCCTGCCCACCAATCATCCGCACGAGACGATCAAGCCAACCACCAAGCCCCTGGATCTCTATGTCGAGAAGTGGAGCGACACCAGCAGAGAGACGCGCAAATCGACCAaaatacccccaccccctgtgATGTTGTTCGTCTTCCAGGCCGCGGACAAATGTGTCTATGACGTCTGCAAACCGAGGGTATCAAAGCTGATTTTGATCTGCAACGTGAGCAGCTTCCAAACGGACAAGCCCTGGCTGCTGAAGCGCCTTGCGCTGGACATGCACTACATGCTCATGCAGCAACAGAAGGACTTGGAAATGTTCCTCACGGGCATCCGAGAACTGGCCCTGCTGCTGGAGGATGTGATTGTCACCAACCAGTTCATTGCGGCCATTAACGATGCAATACTCATCACTTCGGATGCATATAATATGCTCCAGAAACTGCGCACAGCGGCTGTCGAAGAGAAAAAGTTTTCCATTCAG GTAAATGACAACGACTGGAAGCTGCTTGTAGAGACTTACCAGGAGACGAACGCCAGTGCCAGACAAATCAAGGATCGTTTCGAATCTGTTTTGCGCGGTACCCGCGAAATTCTGAATACCACCAGTCAGCTTTTAAATCGATATGTAGAAAGCGGTGTGTTTGGTTT GGCTGCCTTTGAACGTGATTCTTTGGGTGGAATATCCCTCGCAAACTTCCGCAAAGCTGTCGAGCTGTTTATCACGACTAGTGGCCAGGAGGAGGAACGGGTAAAGGCCAACTCCAAGCATATTGATAAGCTGAATTTGCTATTCATCAAGACCAAGGAGGCTATGACGAAAGCCATGATGAAATTCAGCGAAATCAAAGAGCAGATCTTTCAATTGCATTTAAAGATGTTGTCCACGGCTGCATCGGCATCTATCGGCATCTCCGGCCCATCTccaatgctgctgctgagcGACTCCATGGGCCGACTGACAATGGCCAACTCAATGGGCGACAGCTCGGATTTTAATTCTCTAACAACGAACAATGTTATCGACGAGGCAACCCGTCTCAATCAGAT GCTGAGAACTGACATGGAAATCGATTCGCTCTAG
- the LOC108156168 gene encoding protein takeout, with protein MDHKWMAKTWLVLGLLLLAVTLQAERTEAKPQGKSRLPSFLTVCYRDSPTLNECARKSFKSIKPRLMDGIPEMYIPQMEPLVVPEVKMDQDSGAIYLHSVYKNVKISGVSKHTLNDLRIEPSKLKFIVSMTFPELLMEAEYSIKGKIMMMPLLGDGHCKVNLTNITMQTELFGQEYQKNGATHLKIIDVKVEYSLSNVHMQLDNLFNGDEALGKRMNDFLNENWKSLAEEVRPLMTKALVDILRASVDKMFAEYSYDELMPKKNN; from the exons ATGGATCACAAATGGATGGCGAAGACGTGGCTGGTGCTGGGGCTGCTCCTGTTGGCAGTGACACTGCAGGCGGAACGAACAGAGGCCAAGCCGCAGGGGAAGAGTCGCCTGC CATCCTTCCTTACGGTTTGCTATCGAGATTCGCCAACGCTGAATGAATGCGCGAGGAAGTCTTTCAAGTCAATAAAGCCCCGACTGATGGACGGCATAccggaaatgtatatcccgcAAATGGAGCCACTGGTGGTGCCCGAGGTGAAGATGGACCAGGATTCGGGGGCCATTTATCTGCACTCTGTGTACAAGAACGTCAAGATCTCGGGCGTCTCCAAGCACACGCTGAACGACCTGCGGatcgagcccagcaaactgaAGTTTATCGTCTCCATGACATTCCCAGAGCTGCTCATGGAGGCGGAGTACAGCATTAAG GGCAAAATCATGATGATGCCGCTGCTGGGTGATGGCCACTGCAAGGTGAATTTGA CGAACATCACCATGCAGACGGAGCTGTTCGGACAGGAGTACCAGAAGAATGGGGCCACCCACTTGAAGATCATCGACGTGAAGGTTGAGTATAGTCTCTCGAATGTGCACATGCAGCTAGACAATCTCTTCAATGGGGACGAGGCTCTGGGCAAGCGGATGAACGATTTTCTCAACGAGAACTGGAAATCCCTGGCCGAGGAGGTGCGACCGCTGATGACCAAGGCGCTGGTGGATATCCTGCGCGCCTCTGTCGATAAGATGTTCGCGGAATACAGCTACGACGAGCTGATGCCCAAGAAGAACAACTGA
- the LOC108156167 gene encoding protein takeout codes for MLALTNWKLAISLCIIAAVYVRPGSCGAYTREIVNDKPPLQERPAWLKTCKRSNPNEDKCFRQLFEGCFPALAAGIPEIGVKSFEPLNIDQVSVSKGSGNLVLSGGFQNLVIRGPSNATVRRASLDLERRLLSFELVLPRLRIRAKYNLKGNILLLPLIGNGDVAMALKNVHTTVYTRISLRNETRTGDEIIHIDEMKVSFEVGAMRIHLKNLFNGNDILAASINTFLNQNGNEVIAELRPDLELGLADIFHGLWNNVFSKMPTKLWLV; via the exons ATGTTGGCTTTAACAAACTGGAAGTTGGCAATCAGTTTGTGCATTATCGCTGCGGTTTATGTGAGGCCAGGCTCCTGCGGCGCCTATACGCGAGAGATTGTGAACGATAAGCCACCGCTGCAGGAGAGAC CCGCCTGGCTTAAGACCTGCAAGCGTTCCAATCCCAATGAGGACAAGTGCTTCCGTCAGCTATTCGAAGGATGCTTCCCAGCGCTGGCCGCTGGCATACCAGAGATCGGTGTTAAAAGCTTCGAGCCGCTAAACATCGATCAAGTGTCCGTGTCGAAGGGCAGTGGGAATCTAGTGCTGTCCGGCGGATTCCAGAACCTGGTTATACGCGGCCCCTCCAATGCGACAGTGCGAAGAGCCAG TTTGGATCTGGAGCGACGTCTGCTGAGCTTTGAACTGGTGCTGCCGCGTCTGCGGATACGGGCCAAGTACAATCTGAAGGGAAACATTCTGCTTCTCCCGCTGATTGGCAATGGGGATGTGGCAATGGCCTTGAAGAACGTGCACACCACAGTCTACACGAGGATCTCGCTTAGGAATGAGACCCGGACGGGAGATGAGATCATCCACATTGACGAGATGAAGGTCAGCTTCGAGGTGGGGGCCATGCGAATCCATCTAAAGAATCTGTTCAACGGGAATGACATCCTGGCGGCCTCGATCAACACGTTCTTGAATCAGAACGGCAACGAGGTGATAGCCGAACTGCGGCCAGatctggagctggggctggccGACATCTTCCATGGCCTGTGGAACAATGTCTTCTCGAAGATGCCCACCAAGCTGTGGCTGGTCTAG
- the LOC108156164 gene encoding GATA-binding factor A isoform X3, whose translation MYHSSAVAAYTDLAGSAASAGVGVGVSGYHHQQAVNAPVYVPSNRQYNHVAAHFGSAAAAQNAWTTDSFGSAHAQLPAQFYTQNAAVMMGSWRSAYDPTGFQRSSPYESAMDFQFGEGRECVNCGAISTPLWRRDGTGHYLCNACGLYHKMNGMNRPLIKPSKRLVSATATRRLGLCCTNCGTRTTTLWRRNNDGEPVCNACGLYYKLHGVNRPLAMRKDGIQTRKRKPKKTGSGSAGGTGAGAGAGAVLESIKECKEEHDIKPSLSLERHSHSLSKLHTDLKSSSSSAGLMGQHHVQQQQQQQQQQHQQAAHQQQQQAHQQCFPHYGQAATQAQQQAQHQQHGHGMSTPTAQSQLSARQIHGATGSQLYTPGSSAAGAGSGASAYTSHSVETPSLSNGTPSPHYQHHHHLGSSHGHHVAAAAHHHLHAAAAAAAYGVKTEATATNYDYVNNCYFGGSFGALGGAASTAAMAGGAASELAGYHHQHNVIQAAKLMATS comes from the exons ATGTACCACAGCAGTGCCGTGGCGGCCTACACGGATCTGGCCGGAAGTGCAGCCAGCGCTGGAGTAGGGGTGGGAGTCTCCGGCTACCACCACCAGCAGGCCGTCAATGCACCCGTCTACGTGCCCTCCAATCGCCAGTACAACCATGTGGCGGCCCATTTCGGGAGCGCGGCTGCAGCGCAGAATGCCTGGACCACGGACAGCTTCGGATCGGCGCATGCGCAACTGCCGGCACAGTTCTACACCCAGAATGCGGCCGTGATGATGGGCTCCTGGCGCAGTGCCTACGATCCGACGGGATTCCAGCGATCCTCGCCCTACGAGAGCGCCATGGACTTTCAGTTTGGCGAGGGACGCGAGTGCGTCAATTGTGGAGCGATCTCGACGCCGCTGTGGCGACGGGACGGCACGGGGCACTATCTGTGCAACGCCTGCGGGCTGTACCACAAAATGAACGGCATGAACCGACCCCTAATCAAGCCCAGCAAGCGCCTGGTGAGTGCA ACGGCCACGCGGCGCCTGGGGCTCTGCTGCACCAACTGCGGCACCCGCACCACCACCCTCTGGCGGCGCAACAACGACGGGGAGCCCGTCTGCAATGCCTGCGGCCTCTACTACAAGCTGCATGGCGTCAACCGGCCGCTGGCCATGCGCAAGGATGGCATCCAGACGCGGAAGCGCAAGCCCAAGAAAACAGGCAGCGGTTCGGCGGGAGGCACAGGAGCGGGAGCTGGCGCGGGTGCGGTCCTGGAGTCCATTAAGGAGTGCAAGGAAGAGCACG ATATCAAGCCTTCGCTTAGTCTGGAGCGTCACAGTCACAGCCTCAGCAAGCTGCACACGGATctgaagagcagcagcagcagcgccggCCTCATGGGGCAACATCatgtccagcagcagcagcagcaacagcaacagcaacatcagcagGCCGcccatcagcagcaacagcaggcgcATCAGCAGTGCTTCCCCCACTACGGACAGGCCGCGACGCAGGCGCAGCAGCAGGcgcaacatcagcagcacgGCCACGGGATGAGCACTCCGACGGCGCAGTCGCAGCTGAGTGCCAGGCAGATCCATGGAGCCACTGGCTCCCAGCTGTACACGCCCGGCAGCAGTGCGGCAGGGGCAGGATCTGGCGCCTCGGCATACACCTCGCACAGCGTCGAGACGCCATCGTTGAGCAATGGCACGCCCTCGCCCCACTACCAGCACCATCACCATTTGGGGAGCTCCCATGGCCACCATGTGGCAGCTGCGGCCCATCATCACCTGCATGCGGCTGCAGCGGCCGCCGCGTATGGCGTGAAGACGGAGGCGACAGCCACCAACTACGATTACGTGAACAACTGCTACTTTGGGGGCTCCTTCGGAGCGCTGGGCGGAGCAGCCTCGACCGCCGCCATGGCGGGGGGAGCGGCCAGCGAGTTGGCCGGATATCACCATCAGCACAATGTCATCCAGGCGGCCAAGCTGATGGCCACCTCCTAA
- the LOC108156164 gene encoding GATA-binding factor A isoform X2, which yields MGILLSDGDSTSDQQSTRDYPQFSGEHQNVPPQVAPSVKMYHSSAVAAYTDLAGSAASAGVGVGVSGYHHQQAVNAPVYVPSNRQYNHVAAHFGSAAAAQNAWTTDSFGSAHAQLPAQFYTQNAAVMMGSWRSAYDPTGFQRSSPYESAMDFQFGEGRECVNCGAISTPLWRRDGTGHYLCNACGLYHKMNGMNRPLIKPSKRLTATRRLGLCCTNCGTRTTTLWRRNNDGEPVCNACGLYYKLHGVNRPLAMRKDGIQTRKRKPKKTGSGSAGGTGAGAGAGAVLESIKECKEEHDIKPSLSLERHSHSLSKLHTDLKSSSSSAGLMGQHHVQQQQQQQQQQHQQAAHQQQQQAHQQCFPHYGQAATQAQQQAQHQQHGHGMSTPTAQSQLSARQIHGATGSQLYTPGSSAAGAGSGASAYTSHSVETPSLSNGTPSPHYQHHHHLGSSHGHHVAAAAHHHLHAAAAAAAYGVKTEATATNYDYVNNCYFGGSFGALGGAASTAAMAGGAASELAGYHHQHNVIQAAKLMATS from the exons ATGGGCATCTTGCTGAGTGATGGCGAT TCCACATCGGATCAGCAGTCGACACGCGACTATCCGCAGTTCAGCGGCGAGCATCAGAACGTACCGCCGCAGGTTGCGCCCAGCGTCAAGATGTACCACAGCAGTGCCGTGGCGGCCTACACGGATCTGGCCGGAAGTGCAGCCAGCGCTGGAGTAGGGGTGGGAGTCTCCGGCTACCACCACCAGCAGGCCGTCAATGCACCCGTCTACGTGCCCTCCAATCGCCAGTACAACCATGTGGCGGCCCATTTCGGGAGCGCGGCTGCAGCGCAGAATGCCTGGACCACGGACAGCTTCGGATCGGCGCATGCGCAACTGCCGGCACAGTTCTACACCCAGAATGCGGCCGTGATGATGGGCTCCTGGCGCAGTGCCTACGATCCGACGGGATTCCAGCGATCCTCGCCCTACGAGAGCGCCATGGACTTTCAGTTTGGCGAGGGACGCGAGTGCGTCAATTGTGGAGCGATCTCGACGCCGCTGTGGCGACGGGACGGCACGGGGCACTATCTGTGCAACGCCTGCGGGCTGTACCACAAAATGAACGGCATGAACCGACCCCTAATCAAGCCCAGCAAGCGCCTG ACGGCCACGCGGCGCCTGGGGCTCTGCTGCACCAACTGCGGCACCCGCACCACCACCCTCTGGCGGCGCAACAACGACGGGGAGCCCGTCTGCAATGCCTGCGGCCTCTACTACAAGCTGCATGGCGTCAACCGGCCGCTGGCCATGCGCAAGGATGGCATCCAGACGCGGAAGCGCAAGCCCAAGAAAACAGGCAGCGGTTCGGCGGGAGGCACAGGAGCGGGAGCTGGCGCGGGTGCGGTCCTGGAGTCCATTAAGGAGTGCAAGGAAGAGCACG ATATCAAGCCTTCGCTTAGTCTGGAGCGTCACAGTCACAGCCTCAGCAAGCTGCACACGGATctgaagagcagcagcagcagcgccggCCTCATGGGGCAACATCatgtccagcagcagcagcagcaacagcaacagcaacatcagcagGCCGcccatcagcagcaacagcaggcgcATCAGCAGTGCTTCCCCCACTACGGACAGGCCGCGACGCAGGCGCAGCAGCAGGcgcaacatcagcagcacgGCCACGGGATGAGCACTCCGACGGCGCAGTCGCAGCTGAGTGCCAGGCAGATCCATGGAGCCACTGGCTCCCAGCTGTACACGCCCGGCAGCAGTGCGGCAGGGGCAGGATCTGGCGCCTCGGCATACACCTCGCACAGCGTCGAGACGCCATCGTTGAGCAATGGCACGCCCTCGCCCCACTACCAGCACCATCACCATTTGGGGAGCTCCCATGGCCACCATGTGGCAGCTGCGGCCCATCATCACCTGCATGCGGCTGCAGCGGCCGCCGCGTATGGCGTGAAGACGGAGGCGACAGCCACCAACTACGATTACGTGAACAACTGCTACTTTGGGGGCTCCTTCGGAGCGCTGGGCGGAGCAGCCTCGACCGCCGCCATGGCGGGGGGAGCGGCCAGCGAGTTGGCCGGATATCACCATCAGCACAATGTCATCCAGGCGGCCAAGCTGATGGCCACCTCCTAA
- the LOC108156164 gene encoding GATA-binding factor A isoform X1 has product MGILLSDGDSTSDQQSTRDYPQFSGEHQNVPPQVAPSVKMYHSSAVAAYTDLAGSAASAGVGVGVSGYHHQQAVNAPVYVPSNRQYNHVAAHFGSAAAAQNAWTTDSFGSAHAQLPAQFYTQNAAVMMGSWRSAYDPTGFQRSSPYESAMDFQFGEGRECVNCGAISTPLWRRDGTGHYLCNACGLYHKMNGMNRPLIKPSKRLVSATATRRLGLCCTNCGTRTTTLWRRNNDGEPVCNACGLYYKLHGVNRPLAMRKDGIQTRKRKPKKTGSGSAGGTGAGAGAGAVLESIKECKEEHDIKPSLSLERHSHSLSKLHTDLKSSSSSAGLMGQHHVQQQQQQQQQQHQQAAHQQQQQAHQQCFPHYGQAATQAQQQAQHQQHGHGMSTPTAQSQLSARQIHGATGSQLYTPGSSAAGAGSGASAYTSHSVETPSLSNGTPSPHYQHHHHLGSSHGHHVAAAAHHHLHAAAAAAAYGVKTEATATNYDYVNNCYFGGSFGALGGAASTAAMAGGAASELAGYHHQHNVIQAAKLMATS; this is encoded by the exons ATGGGCATCTTGCTGAGTGATGGCGAT TCCACATCGGATCAGCAGTCGACACGCGACTATCCGCAGTTCAGCGGCGAGCATCAGAACGTACCGCCGCAGGTTGCGCCCAGCGTCAAGATGTACCACAGCAGTGCCGTGGCGGCCTACACGGATCTGGCCGGAAGTGCAGCCAGCGCTGGAGTAGGGGTGGGAGTCTCCGGCTACCACCACCAGCAGGCCGTCAATGCACCCGTCTACGTGCCCTCCAATCGCCAGTACAACCATGTGGCGGCCCATTTCGGGAGCGCGGCTGCAGCGCAGAATGCCTGGACCACGGACAGCTTCGGATCGGCGCATGCGCAACTGCCGGCACAGTTCTACACCCAGAATGCGGCCGTGATGATGGGCTCCTGGCGCAGTGCCTACGATCCGACGGGATTCCAGCGATCCTCGCCCTACGAGAGCGCCATGGACTTTCAGTTTGGCGAGGGACGCGAGTGCGTCAATTGTGGAGCGATCTCGACGCCGCTGTGGCGACGGGACGGCACGGGGCACTATCTGTGCAACGCCTGCGGGCTGTACCACAAAATGAACGGCATGAACCGACCCCTAATCAAGCCCAGCAAGCGCCTGGTGAGTGCA ACGGCCACGCGGCGCCTGGGGCTCTGCTGCACCAACTGCGGCACCCGCACCACCACCCTCTGGCGGCGCAACAACGACGGGGAGCCCGTCTGCAATGCCTGCGGCCTCTACTACAAGCTGCATGGCGTCAACCGGCCGCTGGCCATGCGCAAGGATGGCATCCAGACGCGGAAGCGCAAGCCCAAGAAAACAGGCAGCGGTTCGGCGGGAGGCACAGGAGCGGGAGCTGGCGCGGGTGCGGTCCTGGAGTCCATTAAGGAGTGCAAGGAAGAGCACG ATATCAAGCCTTCGCTTAGTCTGGAGCGTCACAGTCACAGCCTCAGCAAGCTGCACACGGATctgaagagcagcagcagcagcgccggCCTCATGGGGCAACATCatgtccagcagcagcagcagcaacagcaacagcaacatcagcagGCCGcccatcagcagcaacagcaggcgcATCAGCAGTGCTTCCCCCACTACGGACAGGCCGCGACGCAGGCGCAGCAGCAGGcgcaacatcagcagcacgGCCACGGGATGAGCACTCCGACGGCGCAGTCGCAGCTGAGTGCCAGGCAGATCCATGGAGCCACTGGCTCCCAGCTGTACACGCCCGGCAGCAGTGCGGCAGGGGCAGGATCTGGCGCCTCGGCATACACCTCGCACAGCGTCGAGACGCCATCGTTGAGCAATGGCACGCCCTCGCCCCACTACCAGCACCATCACCATTTGGGGAGCTCCCATGGCCACCATGTGGCAGCTGCGGCCCATCATCACCTGCATGCGGCTGCAGCGGCCGCCGCGTATGGCGTGAAGACGGAGGCGACAGCCACCAACTACGATTACGTGAACAACTGCTACTTTGGGGGCTCCTTCGGAGCGCTGGGCGGAGCAGCCTCGACCGCCGCCATGGCGGGGGGAGCGGCCAGCGAGTTGGCCGGATATCACCATCAGCACAATGTCATCCAGGCGGCCAAGCTGATGGCCACCTCCTAA